The following are encoded together in the Manduca sexta isolate Smith_Timp_Sample1 chromosome 22, JHU_Msex_v1.0, whole genome shotgun sequence genome:
- the LOC115442009 gene encoding neprilysin-4 has product MKYKVKDADAESHRSEKIGDHNLEEKLERTVRCSSVLIGALGLSLIALAVYTTVLVLTEYKAARPCLSEECVGTASRILLAMNKDVDPCQDFYEFACGGWIKRNPVPEWATSWDQLAKLREQLVIDLRELLEDDNDDGLPKGVLKAKALYRTCIDTDKLEEGGIKPIQKILAKLGLPPRPPVTASENFTWEVTAGRGRRMLGLNVLLSVQVAEDVRNTSRNRVVIEQVSPGFSERYLLKPTQFAHELEQYHKYIKAMIAVADPETDAEKFADDIVAFSKSLAKIMTPVEVRRSGTHLFHEVSVEQLLQGSGGGPVQWKEHDWDQYLKLVFANTSVKLHPQQDRVIVMDLPYLQKLSVVLNDTEPVIIERFLWWSVFSTVAPMTLKAFRELGFEFSKAVFGLQQRTPRWKSCTANVNANFGVALSYLYVKRHFDQDSRQKAIEMIEDVREAFAEAVQQLDWMDSTTRIKTLNKLKAIRNFVGFPAWLLTHEQLDKHYKHAEVVEGSLFETYLKLTWAAVKKSLESLREKPDRNRWVATATTVNAFYSATLNSVTFPAGILQPPFYGNGIEAINYGSIGAIMGHEVTHGFDDQGRRYDEEGNLKQWWSAATLEHYHGKVQCIIDQYSKYHMPQLPNYTVHGFNTQGENIADNGGLRAALRAYRRYGARAPARARDVLPALPDYTPEQLFFLGFAQIWCGNSTVGALKSKIVEGVHSPNKIRVIGTLSNSDEFAHAWKCPKGSPMNPEHKCVLW; this is encoded by the exons GTAAAGGACGCGGACGCGGAGAGCCACCGCTCCGAGAAGATCGGCGACCACAACTTGGAGGAGAAACT AGAGCGCACAGTGCGATGCTCGTCGGTGCTGATCGGCGCGCTAGGGCTGTCGCTGATCGCCCTGGCTGTGTATACGACTGTTTTGGTGCTCACCGAGTACAAGGCCGCGCGGCCCTGTCTCAGCGAAGAGTGTGTTGGCACGG CTTCAAGAATTCTTCTGGCAATGAATAAAGACGTGGACCCGTGCCAGGACTTCTACGAGTTTGCGTGCGGCGGCTGGATCAAGCGGAATCCTGTCCCGGAGTGGGCCACCTCCTGGGATCAGCTCGCCAAATTGAGGGAACAACTTGTTATTGATCTGAGGGAGTTGTTGGAGGATGATAATGACGATGGTTTGCCCAAGGGTGTGCTGAAAGCCAAGGCGTTGTACAGGACCTGTATTGATACTG ATAAACTAGAAGAAGGCGGTATCAAACCGATCCAGAAGATCCTGGCGAAGCTGGGCCTGCCTCCCCGTCCGCCCGTGACAGCGAGCGAGAACTTCACCTGGGAGGTGACGGCGGGTCGCGGCCGGCGCATGCTGGGGCTCAACGTGCTGCTCAGCGTGCAAGTCGCTGAGGACGTCAGGAACACCAGCAGGAACAGGGTCGTG ATCGAGCAAGTGTCCCCCGGCTTCAGCGAGCGTTACCTCCTTAAACCGACGCAGTTCGCTCATGAGCTCGAACAATACCACAAGTACATCAAGGCCATGATCGCTGTGGCCGACCCTGAGACTGATGCGGAGAAGTTCGCTGATGATATAGTGGCGTTCAGCAAGAGTTTAGCTAAG ATAATGACCCCGGTGGAAGTGAGACGCAGCGGCACCCACTTATTCCATGAAGTGAGCGTCGAGCAGCTGCTGCAGGGATCAGGCGGCGGGCCGGTACAATGGAAGGAG CACGACTGGGACCAATACTTGAAGCTGGTGTTCGCCAACACGAGCGTGAAGCTGCATCCGCAGCAGGACCGAGTCATTGTGATGGACCTGCCATACCTGCAGAAGCTGTCCGTGGTGCTCAACGACACCGAACCTGTCATTATTG AACGGTTTCTGTGGTGGAGCGTGTTCTCGACAGTTGCTCCGATGACGTTGAAAGCCTTCAGAGAGCTTGGCTTTGAATTCTCCAAAGCTGTGTTTGGTTTACAACAACGCACCCCGCGCTGGAAGAGTTGCACCGCCAATGTTAATGCTAACTTCGGTGTGGCGCTGAGCTATCTATATGTGAAGAGGCACTTTGATCAGGATTCGCGGCagaag GCAATTGAGATGATAGAGGATGTGCGCGAAGCGTTTGCTGAAGCAGTACAGCAGCTTGACTGGATGGACTCCACTACCAGGATTAAGACGCTGAACAAACTAAAAGCGATCCGCAACTTCGTGGGATTCCCTGCGTGGCTTCTCACACATGAACAGCTCGACAAACATTATAAACAT GCGGAAGTGGTAGAAGGAAGCTTGTTTGAAACATATTTGAAGCTGACGTGGGCTGCCGTGAAGAAGTCTTTGGAGTCACTGAGGGAGAAACCGGATAGGAATAG ATGGGTAGCAACTGCAACAACTGTAAACGCTTTCTACTCAGCAACTCTCAATTCAGTCA CGTTCCCTGCTGGAATACTTCAGCCACCTTTCTATGGAAATGGCATTGA AGCTATAAACTACGGTTCAATTGGTGCCATAATGGGACACGAAGTTACTCATGGATTTGACGATCAAG GTCGTCGATATGACGAGGAGGGTAACTTGAAGCAGTGGTGGTCAGCAGCGACGTTAGAGCACTACCACGGCAAGGTGCAGTGCATCATCGACCAGTACAGCAAGTACCACATGCCGCAGCTGCCGAACTATACG gtgCACGGGTTCAACACGCAGGGCGAGAACATCGCGGACAACGGCGGCCTGCGCGCCGCCCTGCGCGCCTACCGCCGCTACGGAgcgcgcgcgcccgcccgcgcccgcgACGTGCTGCCCGCGCTGCCCGACTACACACCCGAACAACTCTTCTTCCTGGGATTCGCACAG ATATGGTGTGGAAACTCAACAGTGGGCGCATTGAAATCGAAAATCGTGGAAGGCGTGCACAGCCCGAACAAGATCCGCGTGATCGGCACACTGAGCAACTCGGACGAGTTCGCGCATGCGTGGAAGTGTCCCAAGGGCTCCCCCATGAACCCTGAACACAAGTGCGTGCTGTGGTGA
- the LOC115441989 gene encoding neprilysin-4 has protein sequence MKLIIRFITVSQTARRDVYMSYLCGFRVKTLRHGKKVLNKVFEKISFGVCRKLYRKMKYRVKDPRKIGNHSLEYKLERTVQIQFVLIGVLGLLLLAFAVYTSVLFITDYYRPKICLSEECVGSASRILQSMNRDADPCQDFYEFACGGWIKQNPVPEWSVSWYQLDKARAQLAKVLRELLEEENDDGLPEAVLKAKTFYRTCVDTNKLEEVGIKPLQEVLQKLGLSPSPPVTANANFTWEVTAGRGRRMLGLNVLLNVKVEEGVRNNSRYRILIDQVSPGFNKAFLLKPTWFARELALYHKHVKAMIALIDQKIDAHNFADDVLEFSKKLASIMTSERQRRSGDHLTYDMTIEELQGSRNRPAQWKEHDWEQYLNLVFANTSVTLDPQHDRVIVKDMPYLKRLSVLLNETKPIRIERFLWWNMFSAIAPLTLDAFRQLNFELSKAMYETPQRTPRWKICTTETNYNLGDALSYLYVKRYFDDNSRLKALEMIGDVREAFAETIQKVDWMDASTKFQTLKKLKEIRNLVGFPKWLLTDEQLNKHYQDIEVVEGNLFETYMNLMWITVKKSLELLGEIPDRNAWVSSATTVNAYYWNTRNSISFPAAILQPPFYGNGIEAVNYGAIGAMMGHEITHGFDNQGRKYDEEGNLKQWWSEATLKHYQKKVQCFIDQYSKYHMPELPNHKVHGFNTQGENIADNGGLRAALRAYRRYGARAPARARDVLPALPDYTPEQLFFLGFAQIWCGNSTVQALETKITRSVHSPNKIRVIGTLSNSDEFAHAWKCLKGSPMNPEHKCVLW, from the exons AGAGCGCACAGTTCAAATTCAGTTCGTCCTAATTGGTGTGCTAGGGTTGTTGCTGCTAGCTTTCGCTGTATATACGTCTGTATTGTTTATAACCGACTACTATCGTCCAAAGATATGTCTCAGCGAAGAATGTGTTGGCTCAG CTTCAAGAATCCTTCAATCAATGAATAGAGATGCAGACCCGTGTCAGGACTTTTATGAGTTCGCGTGCGGCGGCTGGATCAAGCAGAACCCTGTCCCGGAGTGGTCCGTATCCTGGTACCAGTTAGATAAGGCGAGGGCGCAACTCGCCAAAGTTCTGAGGGAACTTCTGGAAGAAGAAAATGATGATGGATTGCCTGAAGCTGTTTTAAAAGCGAAGACATTCTACCGAACCTGTGTAGACACTA ATAAACTAGAAGAAGTGGGTATCAAACCGTTGCAGGAGGTTCTGCAGAAACTGGGTCTTTCTCCCAGTCCACCCGTAACGGCGAACGCGAATTTCACGTGGGAGGTGACGGCTGGGCGCGGCCGACGCATGCTGGGACTCAACGTGCTGCTCAACGTAAAAGTGGAGGAGGGTGTCCGGAACAACAGTAGATACCGCATCCTG ATCGACCAAGTGTCTCCAGGGTTCAATAAGGCGTTCCTTCTGAAACCCACGTGGTTCGCACGAGAGCTGGCGCTTTACCACAAGCACGTTAAAGCAATGATTGCTTTAATAGACCAGAAGATTGATGCTCATAACTTTGCTGATGATGTTTTGGAGTTCAGCAAGAAGCTTGCTAGT ATAATGACCTCAGAGCGACAGCGACGCAGTGGCGACCACTTAACCTATGACATGACTATTGAGGAACTTCAGGGGTCGAGGAATAGACCAGCGCAGTGGAAGGAG CACGACTGGGAACAATATTTGAACCTGGTGTTCGCCAACACCAGTGTGACGCTTGACCCGCAGCATGACCGAGTTATTGTCAAGGACATGCCGTACTTGAAGAGGTTGTCTGTTTTGCTCAATGAAACAAAGCCTATTCGTATTG AACGCTTTCTGTGGTGGAACATGTTCTCAGCAATAGCTCCGTTGACCCTCGATGCGTTCAGGCAACTTAATTTCGAATTATCTAAGGCAATGTATGAAACACCGCAACGTACACCGCGCTGGAAGATTTGTACCACTGAAACTAACTACAACTTAGGGGACGCGTTGAGTTACCTGTACGTGAAAAGATACTTCGATGACAACTCGAGATTGAAG gCTTTAGAGATGATAGGAGATGTGCGCGAGGCGTTCGCAGAGACGATACAAAAGGTAGACTGGATGGACGCCAGCACAAAGTTCCAGACTCTCAAAAAGCTAAAGGAAATCCGCAACCTAGTGGGCTTCCCAAAGTGGCTACTGACGGATGAACAGCTCAATAAGCATTACCAAGAT ATAGAAGTGGTCGAGGGGAACTTGTTTGAGACGTATATGAATCTTATGTGGATTACTGTCAAGAAATCTCTGGAGTTATTGGGAGAAATACCGGATAGGAATGC atGGGTATCATCCGCAACAACTGTGAACGCCTATTACTGGAACACCCGCAATTCCATCT cctTTCCCGCTGCTATACTTCAACCGCCTTTCTATGGCAATGGAATAGA agcGGTCAACTACGGCGCAATAGGTGCGATGATGGGACACGAAATTACACATGGTTTTGACAACCAAG GTCGGAAATATGATGAGGAGGGCAACCTAAAGCAGTGGTGGTCTGAGGCGACACTGAAACACTACCAAAAGAAGGTGCAGTGCTTTATCGACCAATACAGCAAGTACCACATGCCGGAGTTGCCAAACCATAAG gtgCACGGGTTCAACACGCAGGGCGAGAACATCGCGGACAACGGCGGCCTGCGCGCCGCCCTGCGCGCCTACCGCCGCTACGGAgcgcgcgcgcccgcccgcgcccgcgACGTGCTGCCCGCGCTGCCCGACTACACACCCGAACAACTCTTCTTCCTGGGATTCGCACAG ATATGGTGCGGTAACTCAACAGTGCAAGCATTGGAGACTAAAATCACGAGAAGTGTGCACAGTCCGAACAAGATCCGCGTGATCGGCACTCTGAGCAACTCAGACGAGTTCGCGCATGCGTGGAAGTGTCTCAAGGGTTCTCCCATGAACCCCGAACACAAATGCGTGCTGTGGTGA